In the Ornithinimicrobium pratense genome, GGTGTTCCGCGGAACACTTCGAGCCAGTCCCACGCTGACGGACCGCGGCATAGGAAGGCGTTGTAGCGCTGGGGTCTGGACGTGAGGAACGTCCTCCTGATGCGCTTGTCGGGCTTGGTATCCCATCGCCTTCAGGAGGACGTCCCAATGTCTAACCGTAGTGGTGTCTCGCGTGGTGACCGGAACAGGAACGCCCGGCTGGCCCGGCTGCGTGCAGCGGTCCCGGTAAGCAATGCAATCGTTGGCATCGACCTGGCCGAGCGCAAGCAGATGGTTGTGGTGTGCGACCACGACTCCCGGGTCCTGGCCCGGCGCACCTTTCGGTGCAAGGCCTGGGACCTGGGGGCGGCGTTGGACTGGGCCGCCGGCCACGCTGCCCGGCGCGGCTTCAGTGGGGTGACTGTGTCGTGCGAGCCGACCGGGCACCGGTGGCGGATCCTGGGCCAGCTCGCCACCGACCGGGGCATGGGCTTTGTGTGCGTGCAGCCGACGATCTCTTCGTGGGCGCGCAAGTCTGAGGATCTGACGTTCGACAAGACCGACGACAAGGACGCCGTCCTGATCGCCCGGCTGGTCGGACAGCTGCGCTGCTACCTTCCCGAGCCGGTCGATGAGACCTGGGGCCGGTTGCGTCACCTGGGCACCCGCCGCGCCCAGCTGCTCGAGGAGCACGTCGCGTGCGTGCAGCAGCTGCGTGACCTGCTCGAGTGCGTCTGGCCCGCGGTCCTGACCGCGGCCGCGCAACCGTTCAAGTCCACCACCTGGGTCGCCGCACTGACCGTCATCCTGCGCCGCGACGGCGGCGACCTGGACCGGACCCGTCGCCTGGGCGCGGCCCGGTTCGAGCGTCTTGTCCGGACCGAGATGGTTCGTCGTGGGAAGGTGCGCCCGTGCCTGCGGATCGTGCGGAAGGTGTACGCCGCCCTGGCCGACCGTGCCGGTGTCCTGGACCACCGGGCCGGGGCGCTGGAACGCGCGGAGTGGG is a window encoding:
- a CDS encoding IS110 family transposase, translated to MSNRSGVSRGDRNRNARLARLRAAVPVSNAIVGIDLAERKQMVVVCDHDSRVLARRTFRCKAWDLGAALDWAAGHAARRGFSGVTVSCEPTGHRWRILGQLATDRGMGFVCVQPTISSWARKSEDLTFDKTDDKDAVLIARLVGQLRCYLPEPVDETWGRLRHLGTRRAQLLEEHVACVQQLRDLLECVWPAVLTAAAQPFKSTTWVAALTVILRRDGGDLDRTRRLGAARFERLVRTEMVRRGKVRPCLRIVRKVYAALADRAGVLDHRAGALERAEWVLSDWDTARAQQVDVEIRMVTVLDQLDLTGLVTTIPGLSAVGAAAILAETGDLSRFTSARAVVKHAGLAPRERMSGTFTGKARLTGAGRPGLRTAAWRAVWGCLQTNKVYAARYRHLTTRETNKLKATQAQTIIAAAILRQLHAVVVHRQAWDPALAAGTTKTQGPLVAA